One Candidatus Margulisiibacteriota bacterium DNA window includes the following coding sequences:
- the rpiB gene encoding ribose 5-phosphate isomerase B translates to MPKLVLASDHGGFELKEIIKKFLAELGGYAVSDLGTHSAESVDYPEYGRKAAEAVASGQAERGIIFCGTGIGISIAANKVKGIRAANCASEYLAEMSRRHNDANILALGGRSVEPELAKKIVKVWLDTPFEGGRHARRVSQIG, encoded by the coding sequence GCGACCACGGCGGATTTGAATTAAAAGAAATTATCAAAAAATTTCTCGCGGAACTCGGCGGCTATGCGGTCAGCGATCTGGGCACACACTCCGCGGAGTCCGTGGATTATCCTGAATACGGCAGGAAAGCCGCGGAAGCTGTCGCCTCCGGACAGGCCGAGCGCGGAATAATTTTTTGCGGGACGGGCATCGGCATATCCATCGCGGCCAATAAGGTCAAAGGCATCCGCGCCGCCAACTGCGCTAGCGAGTATCTGGCGGAAATGTCCCGCCGGCACAACGACGCCAATATCCTCGCGCTGGGCGGCCGCAGCGTCGAGCCGGAATTAGCCAAAAAGATCGTAAAGGTCTGGCTAGACACGCCATTCGAGGGCGGACGGCATGCGCGGCGCGTCAGCCAGATCGGCTAA